A single region of the Buteo buteo chromosome 18, bButBut1.hap1.1, whole genome shotgun sequence genome encodes:
- the IL17D gene encoding interleukin-17D, whose translation MQRGRVRAALAALLCAALLPLRPEAVKAPKRPARTRTCGERPEELLEQLYGRLAAGMLSAFHHTLQPEPPGRQHNASCPAGGRPAADKRFRLPVNLRSASPWAYRISYDPTRYPKYIPEAYCLCKGCLMGIFGEENFHFRSTPVYMPTVILRRTSSCAGGRYVYTEDYVTIPVGCTCVPEQEKEAESVNSSIDKQEMKLLVSQNKPSSE comes from the exons ATGCAGCGAGGCAGG GTGCGGGCGGCGCTGGCGGCGCTGCTGTGCGCGGCGCTGCTCCCGCTCCGCCCGGAGGCCGTCAAGGCGCCCAAGCGACCGGCGCGGACCCGGACCTGCGGCGAACGGCCCGAGGAGTTGCTGGAGCAGCTCTACGGGCGGCTGGCGGCGGGCATGCTCAGCGCCTTCCACCACACCCTGCAGCCCGAACCGCCGGGCCGACAGCACAACGCCAGCTGCCcggccggggggcggccggccgCCGACAAGAGGTTCCGGCTCCCCGTCAACCTGCGCAGCGCCTCGCCGTGGGCCTACAG AATTTCGTATGATCCCACAAGGTATCCTAAATACATTCCTGAAGCATACTGTCTGTGCAAAGGCTGCCTCATGGGAATCTTTGGCGAGGAGAATTTTCACTTCCGCAGCACCCCTGTGTACATGCCAACAGTCATCCTCCGGCGCACGTCGTCGTGTGCTGGGGGCCGTTACGTCTACACAGAAGATTATGTCACTATCCCAGTGGGCTGCACTTGTGTACCTGAACAAGAAAAAGAGGCCGAAAGCGTAAATTCCAGCATAGATAAACAAGAAATGAAGTTGCTGGTAAGCCAGAACAAGCCGTCATCAGAATGA